From the uncultured Trichococcus sp. genome, one window contains:
- a CDS encoding flagellar hook basal-body protein, giving the protein MSLPMNISKTAMKAFQTGMDNIANNIANVNTNSYKAKNVNFQELLVNNQTENQKLLFSEGIGELTISAGVAGNVSGMDLSQGGLVESTGDFHLAISGEGFFKVNDENGNVFYTRDGAFQLGADGVVTNAAGNTLAIEQNLLPTLDLSDATLSISDNGEIWVGSKGAATLAGRIPLFYPASVDALVPAGENQYAVAEGTRIYSSAEGFTLGGIQQHFLETSNVDLASAFTDMIETQRAYSMNLKAAQTSDEIMGVINGFKR; this is encoded by the coding sequence ATGAGTCTACCGATGAATATATCCAAAACGGCCATGAAAGCATTCCAGACGGGGATGGATAATATTGCGAATAATATTGCGAATGTTAATACAAATTCCTATAAAGCCAAAAACGTGAATTTCCAGGAACTGCTGGTCAATAATCAGACGGAAAATCAAAAATTGCTGTTTTCTGAAGGCATTGGGGAATTAACGATTTCCGCCGGGGTAGCGGGTAATGTTTCCGGAATGGATCTTTCCCAGGGAGGATTGGTCGAAAGTACTGGCGATTTTCATCTGGCGATTTCCGGAGAGGGCTTCTTCAAAGTCAATGATGAGAATGGAAATGTTTTTTATACGCGGGATGGCGCATTCCAATTGGGAGCTGATGGCGTGGTTACCAACGCAGCAGGGAATACCCTCGCAATCGAGCAAAATCTGTTGCCTACGCTTGATCTATCCGATGCGACCCTATCGATTTCGGACAATGGCGAAATCTGGGTAGGAAGCAAAGGTGCTGCGACATTGGCGGGAAGGATCCCGCTGTTTTATCCTGCATCTGTTGATGCACTAGTCCCGGCCGGAGAAAATCAATATGCAGTGGCGGAGGGGACGCGTATCTATTCCTCTGCAGAAGGTTTTACGTTGGGGGGCATTCAGCAACACTTTTTGGAAACATCGAATGTGGATCTGGCGTCTGCGTTCACTGATATGATCGAGACGCAACGCGCGTATTCAATGAATCTGAAAGCAGCGCAAACCTCCGATGAGATTATGGGTGTCATAAACGGATTCAAGCGATAA
- the ftsE gene encoding cell division ATP-binding protein FtsE: MAIIEVAGVTKEYPRGITSLKDVSVTIEAGEFVYVLGASGSGKSSFIKLLYRDIKPTKGTVTVCGHNVGKMKNHVIHHLRREIGIVFQDCKLLTGKTVFENIAFALEVMGEDTEAVSGKVYQSLETVGLADKADSYPDQLSGGEKQRVAIARAVVHSPKIILADEPTGNLDPRTSLEIFRLFYRINRSGTTILMATHDQDIIENFRFRVLEMKNGHLIKDQEKKEQNTLQYDFKKKEYFIV, encoded by the coding sequence ATGGCAATAATCGAAGTGGCTGGCGTAACAAAAGAATATCCCAGGGGCATCACAAGTCTGAAGGATGTATCGGTTACCATCGAAGCAGGAGAGTTTGTGTATGTATTAGGCGCCAGTGGATCAGGCAAGTCCAGTTTCATTAAGTTACTTTATCGGGATATCAAACCCACAAAAGGAACGGTGACAGTTTGTGGGCACAATGTCGGCAAAATGAAAAATCACGTCATCCACCATCTGCGGCGGGAAATTGGCATTGTGTTTCAGGATTGTAAATTGTTGACTGGTAAAACAGTTTTTGAGAATATCGCTTTTGCGCTGGAGGTCATGGGAGAAGATACTGAGGCTGTTTCGGGTAAGGTCTATCAGTCGCTGGAAACGGTAGGGTTGGCGGATAAAGCAGACAGTTACCCAGACCAGCTTTCCGGCGGTGAAAAGCAGCGGGTCGCGATTGCACGTGCTGTCGTCCATTCCCCGAAAATCATTCTTGCGGATGAGCCTACAGGGAATTTGGACCCGCGGACTTCATTGGAAATTTTCCGGTTGTTTTACAGGATCAACAGAAGCGGCACAACCATATTGATGGCCACGCATGACCAAGACATCATCGAAAATTTCCGTTTCCGTGTTCTGGAAATGAAGAATGGCCATCTGATAAAAGATCAAGAGAAAAAGGAACAGAATACGCTCCAATATGATTTCAAAAAGAAAGAGTATTTCATTGTTTGA